Within the Streptomyces sp. R41 genome, the region ACGCCGACGACGCGGAGGCGATCACCGACATCAACACCCGTTTCCACGACCGCATCCTGGCCATGGCGGGCAACAACCTGCTGATCTCCGTCATGGAACCGGTGGACGGCCGACTGCGCTGGCTCACCCGGCAGAACGAGGAGTGGCCCCAACTCCTGACCGAGCACCGCGAGTTGTACGAATCCATCGCGTCCGGCGACCCGGAGCGGGCCCGGGCACACGCGCTCGCACACGTCCAGGCCAACTACCGGTCGACCGTGCGGCACCTCTTCGGAGACGCACAACTCCCCTGACGAGTCGGGCACTTGCCCCGTCAGCGAGTGCGTACTCACCCTCATCGGCGAGTCCCTCAGCGAGTGGGCACCCGCCCTCGTCAGCGGTTCGCGTACCTGTCCGTGGCCGCCACCAGCACGTCCACCATCCCCGGAGCCCCCGCGTTGTGGCCCACGTCGTCGACGACGACCAACTCGCTGCCGGACCAGGCATGGTGGAGGCGCCAGACGATGCCCAGCAGATTCCCGAAGTCGAGGCTGCCCTGCACGAGCGTGCCGGGGATGCCCTTGAGCAGGGGTGCGTCACGCAGGACGACGCCCTCGTCGTTGCCCTCCCCCAGGAAGTGGTCGTTGCCCCAGTAGTGCGTGACCGTGCGGGCGAAGCCCATGCGGAAGGCCGGGTCCTCGTAGCGCTCCACCGACCGCGGCGGCGCGGGAATGATCGCCGTCTCCCAGTCGGTCCAGGCGCGTGCCGCCCGTGCCCGCACCTCCGGGTCGGGCGATTCGATGAGCCTGCTGTACGCGGCCGCGAGGTTCCCGTCGCGCTCGTCCTCGGGCAACTCGGCGAGGAACCGCTCGAAGGCCTCGGGGAAGACCTGGCCAAGTCCCCTGGTCAGCAGGGCGACTTCGGCGTTCGAGCCGGTGGCCACCCCCGTCAGCACCAGCTCGGACACGGCATCCGGATGCGTCTGCGCGTACCGCAGCCCCAGCACCGACCCCCAAGAGACCCCCCACACCAGCCACCGGTCGATGCCCAGGTGGCCGCGCAGCAACTCCAGGTCCCGGATCACATGGGCCGTCGTATTGACGCTCATGTCTGTCTCGTACGCGCTCGCGCCGGGCGTGGAGCGGCCGGCGCCGCGCTGGTCGAGCAGGACGATGCGGTACGCTCCCGGGTCGCAGTACCGCCGGTACCAGGCACCGCACCCCGAGCCGGGGCCGCCGTGCAGCATCACCGCGGGCTTGCCGCGCGGGTTGCCGCAGACCTCCCAGTACACGCGGTTGCCGTCCCCGACGTCGAGCATTCCGTGGTCGTACGGTTCGATCTCCGGATAGATGCCCATCGCGCGAGGCTAACCCGCGTACGGCTGGGGCGTCAGCCCCGCCGCCCGAGCCGCCGTGCTCAGCACGTCCCGGAGCATCGCGGGCGTGAGGCGTCCGGTGAAGGTGTTCCGCTGGCTGACGTGGAAGCACCCGAAGAGTTCGAGCCCGTCCAGGGACACATGGGCTCCGTGCGCGAAGGCGGGCCGCGGCCGGGGCACGGTCCAACCCGCCTCGGCGAGCGCGGGCAGCGCGGCCTGCCACCCGAAAGCCCCGAGCACCACCACCGCCCGCAGCGTGGGCCGCAGCAGCTCCAGCTCCCGTACGAGCCAGGGCCGGCAGGTGTCCCGCTCCCCGGGCGTCGGCTTGTTGGCCGGCGGGGCGCAGTGCACGGGCGAGGTGACGCGTACGCCATACAGTTCAAGCCCGTCGTCCGCGCTCACCGACGTTCCCCGCGACGCGAGACCCAAGTCGTGCAGCGCCGCGTAGAGCACGGCTCCGGACCGGTCACCCGTGAACATCCGCCCGGTCCGGTTTCCGCCGTGCGCGGCGGGTGCGAGTCCGACGATGAGCAGCGAGGCGTCGGCCGGTCCGAAGCCCGGGACCGGGCGGCCCCAGTATGTCTGGTCGGCGAAGGCGGCGCGCTTGGTGCGGGCCACCTCCTCGCGCCACGCGACCAGGCGCGGACAGGCCCGGCACCCGGTGATCCGCGCGTCCAGTTCGGCGAGGCCCCTGCCGTCCGAGCCCCTGCCGTCCGGGCCGTCGCCCTTGAGGCCCCCGCCCGCCAGGCCCTTGCCCTCCGGCCCGCTGCCGTCCAGGCCTCTGCTGTCCATGGCTTCACCGTACGACTGGAAAGTCACGGGCACGACTACGTCATCACCGCCCCCGCCGGCACGAGACCGCAGATCAGCAGGAGGATGATCGCGAGGAGCGGCCGGAGGAAGCGCAGGTACGTCCGTGCGGTGCTTCGTGCGAGGGGAAATCCACCCGGCGTCCCGGGCCGCGGGGACTAAAGTCGAGGGCATGGCTTCTCAGGGTGCTGACGGGGAGAAGAAGGGCACGGGTGCCGACGGTGCGCGTGGCTCCGGCGACGCGGTGGCCGCCGCCGAGGCCGCCGGTCCCGCGGGCGGCGAGAGCGTGCGCGTCGACAGCTGGATCTGGTCCGTCCGTCTCGTCAAGACCCGCTCGATGGGCGCCACCGCCTGCCGGGGCGGTCATGTCCGGGTGAACGGCGAGCGCGTCAAGCCCGCGCATGCCGTGCGCGTCGGGGACGAGGTGCGGCTGCGGCACGACGGCCGGGAGCGAGTCGTCGTCGTGAAGCGCGTGATCCGCAAGCGGGTCGGTGCACCCATCGCCGCCGAGTGCTACGTCGACAACAGCCCGCCGCCTCCGCCGCGCGAGGCCGTCGCCCCTGCCGGTATCCGCGACAGGGGTGCGGGGCGCCCGACCAAGCGGGACCGGCGTGACCTTGAGCGGCTGCGGGGGCTTGCCTCCGGATCCTCCGGTTTCTCCGAGCCCTCCGGCTCGCCCGGCTTCTCCGGCTCGTCTCGCTCCTCTGGCCGGCAGGGCGGTCCCGGCGGCTCCTGAAGCATGGGTGGCCGGGGCGCCGGGCGCCGGTTCCGCAGCCGTACGACGTCGAAGGCTCCCCCTGATTGATACGGGGGAGCCCTTCGCCTTGCACGGCCTACGGCCTTCACGCCCGCCGGCGTACGAGGCGGAGCAGTTCCTTGGTGTGGCTCCGTCGGGCCCACGCGATCAGGGCGAGCGGCAGGATCAGGATCAGCGGGGTCGCCACGTACGGGCCGTGGATGACGGTGACGTTCACGATGAACGCGCCGACCATCAGCGCGCTGAGCGCCACCGCCGCCACGGAGTCCAGCAGCGGGACCAGCAGGGCGATGCCACCGGCGAGTTCGAGCGCGCCGATGATGTACATGCCGGTGTGGCCCCAGCCGAGCTTGTCGAAGGCCTCGACGGCCGACGGGTGCGCGATCAGCTTGGGCAGCGCGCTTGCGATCGCGTAGAAGAGGCCGAGGACGATCTGCAGGGCGGTCAGGGAGATGCGGGCGCGGCGGGCGCGGGGGGTGCCGGTGGCGTGGGAGACGGCGGTGACGGGGGCGGTGGTGTCGGACATGGGGGTCTCCTGTGTGAGCGGTAGCTGCTGCATTCACAGAGGTAGACCGGGCGGTGGTGCGGAACTCATCGGTGCGGGGCGGGATTTGTCTCGCCCCGTCCGCCCCTACCCGACCCGTGCCTGGCTCCGCCCCCAGACCCCCGTGATCGCGCTGACGCGCTCGTCCTCGAACGCCGGACGGACTGAATGATCCCGGCCCGCCCTGGCTCAGCGCGTCGACCCGTCAACGCACCGCCCTCACCCACACCCCGTCCCCCGTCAAGTACCGATCCACCCTCAACCCCGCCTCCGCCAGCGCCTCCTTGAACTCATCCTTCGTAAGGGGCCGGGCCCGGAAGGTCTGGGTCCAGGTGGCGTCGGGGAACTCGTACTCCGCGCGGACCGAGTTCACCCCGTCGCCGACCGGCTCCGTCGACACGATCCGTAGGGTGAAGCCGGAGGGGTCGACCCGCTCGCGGGGCACGTTCGTGTGATAGTCCTCCCCCTCGCGCTGGATCAACACACAGCCGTCCTCGGCCACATGACGGGCGCAGGTCTCCAGGAATGCCCGCCGTACCGCTGTGTCCCCGGTGTGGACGAGGAACGACGCGAGCATCACGACGTCGAACGTCTCGCCCAGGTCGAGGTCCTCGATCGTGCTGCGTATCGTGCGCGCTCCGCGGACCCGCTCCAGCATCTCGGCGGACTCGTCCACGGCCGTGATCGTGAACCCGCGCTCCAGGAGCGGGTGGGTCATCCGTCCGACCCCGCTGCCCAGTTCCAGGATGTGCGCGCCCGCGGGCACCGCCGCGGTGATGATGTCCGGCTCGTCCCTGACGGGCAGGCGCTCGTAGAGCTCGACCGCGCAGCCGTCCGGTGTGATGGCACCGGGTCCGGTTCCTTCGTGTCCCTGACGCTTCTCGATCCTCATATCCGTCCAACGGGCCGCCCTCATCAGCCCGTTCCCATCTCGCACCCATTCACCCGTTCGAGTGGCGAGCTACAGCGCGAACCATCCCTGCCCGCCGTACCAGTGCCCGCCCGTGCGCAGATGGTCACCCACCGCCCGCTCGACGCTGTTGCGCCGCGGCAGCTCGTCCGGCGGCAGCTCCGGATCGCCGAAGACGAAGCCCACGGGCACCCCGTCGTCCGGTGTCTTCTCCTCGTACGCGGTCTCGAAGCGGTCCTGGAAGCGGATGATGTTGGAGTCGGCCGACAGATAGCGCTTGAGCTGCGAGTCGAGCAGCCAGGAGTGGCACACGGCGACTTCATAGCGCTCGTCGGGATAGTGGCGGGCGAAGAACTCCCGTGCCAGCGCGAGCGACCGGTCGCAGGCGGTGGGTGACAGGGGGCCGCGGAAGTCGGTGATGTGCAGGCTCAGGCAGGGATCGCCGGGGCCCAGGCCCAGGCCCGCCGCCGCGACGGCCCCACCCGTGTGCCTGCCCAGTCGCGCCCGCTGGAACTGCAGTCGACCCAGCTGAAAGAGCTCGCCGTGGAAGTGCAGGGCGATCCACCAGGGGAACAGCAACCCCGGCGAACCGACCCGCCTGTGGTGCACGGCCACATGCCGGCCGAGGTCGGCGAGGGTACGCCGGGACACCGCCTCCGGGACGCCGCGCTCCCGGTGATAGGCGCGCACATAGGGAAGCGCGGCGATGAAGACGTACACATGGAAGCAGCGCCCGAGCGCCCCGGCCGACGCGGGGAACGCGGGCGGCTCCCAGCCCTTTCCTATCTCCCCCATGTCCCGTACGAAGCGTCCGACGCAGCGCGCGAGGAGCGTCATCGCCTCCGGGTCCGCCGCCAACCGGGCGCGCAGCGCGACGAGTTCATTGATGTGCTCGTGGGCCACGGTCAGGTCGAGCAGGACGTCGGGCAGCTCGTCCGCGTCCGGAAGCACCGCTTCCACCCGGGGCGCGCCCTCGCTCTCCAGGTCCCTCAGCCACTCCGCGAGCCTCGCGTCCGCCCGCAGCGCCTCCAGCAGCACCGTCGCCTCCCCCCGTCGGCCGTCGGTCCGACCGCTCTCCCATGGTGAACGTGCACCACGAAGAGTACGTTTCCGAGTAGGAGTAGTGATCCGGATGCGTACGGGCAGTGAACCGACGACAGCGCGCAGTGCTCTGCGGCTGCGCTTCTGGCTGAGCCTCTGGGGCCTGATCTGGGCGATCTTCGGAACGACCGCGTTCGCCCTGGTCGGGCGGCCCGGATGGGCGGCCGCGTGTGGCGTGCTGTGCCTGGTCGTCGCCGTGGATATGACCATGATCTTGCGGCACATCCACCAGGGGGCGCACTACCAGCCGGGCCCGGACGTCCCGCCCTACCCGCCGCCGGACAGCCGCCTCCCGCCGTACCGGCCGAGGCAGCACCGGCTTCCTTAGCCGAGCGTCACGTGTCGAAGCGCGCCGCTTCCAGGTACTGCGGCTTCGGGTCGAGCGCCGCCGCAAGCCTGAAGTGCCGCCTCGCCTGCTCGGGGCGGCGCTGGCGCTCATAGGTGCGGGCGAGCGCGAAGTGCGCGAACGCGTTGTCCGGCTCGCGCTCCAGGACGATCGTGAACTCCAGCTCGGCGGGGCGCAGTTGCGCGGCGGCGAAGAAGGCACGTGCGCGCAGCAGCCGGGCTGCCGTGTTCTCCGGATGCGCGGCGATGACTGAGTCGAGCAGCTTCACCGCGCCCCGCGGGTCCCGCGCGGCGAGCAGTCGCTCGGCGGCGCGGAAGTCGATGACATGCGTCTCCGGAGTACGTCCGGTCGAACCGCTGGTCTCGGGCACGGCAGAGTCCTTCCCTCACTGCAAGGGTTCAACGCCCCCACAGGGGGCCGCTATTCCTGGGGCTGGTGGGCCCTGCGGACGAGATCGGCCCATACATCCCGTACGCGCCGCTCCAGGTCCTCCCGGGGTACCTCGTTGTCGATGACGATGTCGGCGATCTCCAGGCGCTTCTCGCGCGGGGCCTGGGCGGCCATGCGGGCGCGGGCGTCTTCCTCGGTCATCCCGCGCAGCCGTACGAGGCGGTCCAGCTGGGTTTCGGGGCTTGCGTCGACGACGATCACGAGGTCGTACAGCGGCCCGAGGCCGTTCTCGGCGAGCAGGGGCACGTCGTGGACGACGACGGCCTCTTCGGAGGCGGCGTCTTCTAGCTCGCGGGAGCGTGCGCCCACCAGGGGATGCACGATCGAGTTGAGGACGGCGAGCTTCTCGGGGTCGGCGAAGACGATCGAGCCCAGCCTGGGCCGGTCCAGGCTGCCGTCCGGCGCGAGCACGTCCTTGCCGAAGGCATCGACGACCGCCGCGAGGCCGGGAGTTCCGGGCGCGACGACCTCCCGGGCGATTCTGTCCGCGTCGATCAGCACCGCGCCGTGCTCGACGAGCAGCCGCGACACTTCGCTCTTGCCGGCGCCGATACCACCGGTCAGGCCCACCTTCAGCATGCCCAGCAGCTTAGGGCCTGCCACTGACAGGCCCTTCGAGAGGGAGCCTGGACCAGGGCTAGGCGTCGCCCTCCCGCTCGGCCAGGAACCGCTCGAACTCCAGGCCGATCTCGTCCGCCGACGGGATGTCCACCGGCTCCGCGAGCATGTTGCCCCGCGTCTCGGCGCCCGCCGCGGCGTCGTACTGGTGCTCAAGGCCCTGGACGAGGGCGACGAGCTCTTCGTCGCCCTCCTGGATCTGGCGGTCGATCTCCGTCTGCGTACGGTGCGCTTCCGTGCGCAGCGAGTGCGCGATGCCGGGGAGCACCAGGCCGGTCGCGGCCGTGATGGACTCCAGGACGGTCAGCGCGGCGTCCGGGTACGGGGAACGGGCGATGTAGTGCGGCACGTGCGCGGCGACACCGAGGACGTCGTGTCCGGCCTCCATGAGGCGGTACTCGACGAGGGACTCGGCGCTTCCGGGGACCTGCGCCTCGTCGAAGGGGCTGCGGTGGCCGGGCACCAGCTCGGTGCGGTTGCCGTGCGGGGTGAGGCCCACGGGGCGCGTGTGCGGGACGCCCATGGGGATGCCGTGGAAGTTCACGGAAAGGCGGACGCCGAGCCGCTCGACGATCTGCTGGACGGCGGCGGCGAACCGCTCCCACTCGACGTCCGGCTCAGGGCCGGACAGCAGCAGGAAAGGCGCCCCTGTCGCGTCCTGCACGAGGCGTACGTCAAGCGTGGGCTCTTCGTAGTCGGTCCAACGGTCGCGCTTGAACGTCAGCAGCGGGCGCCGCGCCCGGTAGTCCACGAGCCGGTCGTGGTCGAAGCGGGCCACGACCTGGTGGGGCAGCGAGTCGAGCAGCCGGTCGACGATCTGGTCGCCGGTCTCGCCCGCGTCGATGTATCCGTCGAAGTGGTAGAGCATGACAAGACCGGCCGACTCCTGGGCGAGTGCCATGTCGACAACGGCCAAGCCCTTCGGCTCCCATGCGTACAAACCCTGCGGATCAAGCACTGTGACCGCTCCTCCTCGTGTTCGTACTGCACAACATGGTGCGGAGCGCCGGCATTCCCGCCCGCGCTCCGCACCATCGCCTCTCACCGACTTCTCAGCCGCCACGAGCGGCTGGAAAGGCATCTACAGAAGGTTGCCAACTCATCCACAAAGGGCTGTCGAGGCATCCACAGATGGCTGTTGATGCATCTACCGACGGCTACCAGGACAGCACGCGCGTGTTACGAGGACAGCACGCGCGCGTGGAGCGCGGTGACCGCCTTGCGGGCGGACGTGAAGGCACCGTGCTGCCAGGCGTCGGTATAGCTGAGCCAGTCGCCCGCGAAGTAGACCCGCCCGGTGGGCTCGTTCAGCGGCTTGTACCGGACGTCGTCGGGTCCGCCGGGGGTGTCGTGCCAGGCGGCCTCCAAGTGGGGTGTCTGGCGCCAGTGGTGCGAGAAGGAGGACGCGAGTTCGGTGCGGTACTTCTCGCCATAGATCTTCACGCCCGCGGCCACCGCGCGCTTCTCGCGCTCCTCGGGGGTGAGTTTCGCGTACGAGTCGGCGTCGTCCCCGTAGTTGTAGTAGCCGATGAGCACGCCGCGCTCGCCGTGGAAGCCGTACGAGGGGTGCCAGATGTGGGTGACGTCCTGGTCGGTCTCGGTGATGCCGCCGTAGATGTTGTGATCAAGCTCCCACCAGCGCGAACGGTACTCCAGACCGATCTTGGCCGCTGACGAGGGAGTGATCGCCTCCAGGGCGCTCTGCACTCCGGAGCCGAGGTTGTGCGGGATCTTGGCGAGGATGTTGGGCGGCAGGGCGCCGATGCAGTAGTCGGCGTCGATGGACTTCGTACGGCCGCCCTGGGTGTAAGTGACCGTGACGCCACTCCCCTTGTCGGTGATTTTGGAGACCGCGGCGCCCGTACGGATGCGGTGGGCCCCGATCGCCTTCGTCAGCGCCTTCGGTATCTGGTCCATGCCGCCCACCGGTTGGAACATCAGCATCGCCTGGTCGAAGCCGAACTCGAAGGAGAAGTAGCGGCCGACGCCGGTGGCGAAGACATCGGAGGCGGTGGGGATGTCGCCGAGGAGCACACCTGGGGTTCCCGCGGCGGCGGGGACGGTGGTGTAGCCGCGGCGCTCACCGCCTTCGTACGTCAGCTTGTCGCCGAGCTCGCCGAAGTCCTTGAGGAACTCGACGAGTTTCTCCTGGTCCGTGGCGGTCAGCTCCTTGTCGAGAGCGCCCTTGTCGGTGGCCTTGGCGAGCAACTCGGAGACGTAGCCGTAGACATCGGCCTTGGCGGTGCGGTACCGCATCGGCTTGGTCATGCCGGTCGACTCGTTGTAGATGTACGCGTCCGCGTTCGTGTTCGTGAACACCTCGATCGGGACGCCGAGTTCGCGGCAATAGTCGAGGGTGACCATCCACTGCGGAAGGCGGGCCGGGCCCGCATTCATGTAGTGGCCCTCGCTGAAGCGGGCCGTCTGTGTGTTGCCGTAGAGGTCGGTGGTCGAATCGCCGCCGCGCACGGTGAAGTTGCGGCCGCCGGTGCGGTCCCTTGCCTCCAGGACCGTACAGTCGTAGCCCGCCTTGCCGAGCTCGTACGCGGACGCGAGCCCGGCGATGCCGCCGCCGACGATGACGACCTTGGCGGCGCCGCGTCCGGTGAGTGTGAAATCGCTCGACTTCAGTGCGCGGAAGGGCTGTTCACGTCCTGCGGCCTGCGCGGTGGGCGCGAGGCCGAGGGCGCCCATGGTGGCGAACATCGCGCCCGCCCCACCGGTGAGACCCACATTGCGGAGAAAGGTGCGCCGGCTCGCATCGGTAGATCGTCGCTGTGCTGCCATGACTTCGGCTCCCCTCACGATCTTGAATGACCCGGGGATCCTGGCAACGCCCTGTTACAGCACGGGAGTTACTCGTGTATCTGCCACGTTTCCCTCCCCGCACACTCGAACTGGTCCAGACCTTGACGCGAGCATGAGGCGCATCTACGTTCACATGAGCACCCAAAGTTCATGTACAAGAACACGCTTCTATGCGAACCGACGGGAAGGTCCCCCCACATGCGCATGCGACGCACGCTCGTCATCCCTCTGCTCGCCGCGACGACAGCCTCGGTCGGGGCAGCCCTGACCGCTCCCCCTGCCGAGGCCGCCCAGGTCATCGAGGTCTCCACCGCTGCCCAGCTGAAGTCCGCACTCACCTCGGCATCGCCCGGCGACACGATCCACCTCGCCGACGGCACGTACACGGGCAACTTCAAGACGTCGACGGCGGCAAGCTCAGGCTCCCGCATCACCCTCACCGGGTCCTCGAAGGCGGTCCTCAAGGCGAGCGGCGGCTACGGCCTCCATCTCAACGGCGCCTCGTACTGGACGGTCCAGGGCCTCACCGTCACCGGCGGACAGAAGGGCATCATGATCGACTCGGCGAAGGGCGTCGTCGTCGACGCAGTCA harbors:
- a CDS encoding DoxX family protein, whose product is MSDTTAPVTAVSHATGTPRARRARISLTALQIVLGLFYAIASALPKLIAHPSAVEAFDKLGWGHTGMYIIGALELAGGIALLVPLLDSVAAVALSALMVGAFIVNVTVIHGPYVATPLILILPLALIAWARRSHTKELLRLVRRRA
- a CDS encoding class I SAM-dependent methyltransferase gives rise to the protein MRIEKRQGHEGTGPGAITPDGCAVELYERLPVRDEPDIITAAVPAGAHILELGSGVGRMTHPLLERGFTITAVDESAEMLERVRGARTIRSTIEDLDLGETFDVVMLASFLVHTGDTAVRRAFLETCARHVAEDGCVLIQREGEDYHTNVPRERVDPSGFTLRIVSTEPVGDGVNSVRAEYEFPDATWTQTFRARPLTKDEFKEALAEAGLRVDRYLTGDGVWVRAVR
- a CDS encoding PAC2 family protein, with the protein product MLDPQGLYAWEPKGLAVVDMALAQESAGLVMLYHFDGYIDAGETGDQIVDRLLDSLPHQVVARFDHDRLVDYRARRPLLTFKRDRWTDYEEPTLDVRLVQDATGAPFLLLSGPEPDVEWERFAAAVQQIVERLGVRLSVNFHGIPMGVPHTRPVGLTPHGNRTELVPGHRSPFDEAQVPGSAESLVEYRLMEAGHDVLGVAAHVPHYIARSPYPDAALTVLESITAATGLVLPGIAHSLRTEAHRTQTEIDRQIQEGDEELVALVQGLEHQYDAAAGAETRGNMLAEPVDIPSADEIGLEFERFLAEREGDA
- a CDS encoding acyltransferase domain-containing protein, yielding MLLEALRADARLAEWLRDLESEGAPRVEAVLPDADELPDVLLDLTVAHEHINELVALRARLAADPEAMTLLARCVGRFVRDMGEIGKGWEPPAFPASAGALGRCFHVYVFIAALPYVRAYHRERGVPEAVSRRTLADLGRHVAVHHRRVGSPGLLFPWWIALHFHGELFQLGRLQFQRARLGRHTGGAVAAAGLGLGPGDPCLSLHITDFRGPLSPTACDRSLALAREFFARHYPDERYEVAVCHSWLLDSQLKRYLSADSNIIRFQDRFETAYEEKTPDDGVPVGFVFGDPELPPDELPRRNSVERAVGDHLRTGGHWYGGQGWFAL
- a CDS encoding uracil-DNA glycosylase → MDSRGLDGSGPEGKGLAGGGLKGDGPDGRGSDGRGLAELDARITGCRACPRLVAWREEVARTKRAAFADQTYWGRPVPGFGPADASLLIVGLAPAAHGGNRTGRMFTGDRSGAVLYAALHDLGLASRGTSVSADDGLELYGVRVTSPVHCAPPANKPTPGERDTCRPWLVRELELLRPTLRAVVVLGAFGWQAALPALAEAGWTVPRPRPAFAHGAHVSLDGLELFGCFHVSQRNTFTGRLTPAMLRDVLSTAARAAGLTPQPYAG
- a CDS encoding DUF6343 family protein: MRTGSEPTTARSALRLRFWLSLWGLIWAIFGTTAFALVGRPGWAAACGVLCLVVAVDMTMILRHIHQGAHYQPGPDVPPYPPPDSRLPPYRPRQHRLP
- a CDS encoding RNA-binding S4 domain-containing protein, coding for MASQGADGEKKGTGADGARGSGDAVAAAEAAGPAGGESVRVDSWIWSVRLVKTRSMGATACRGGHVRVNGERVKPAHAVRVGDEVRLRHDGRERVVVVKRVIRKRVGAPIAAECYVDNSPPPPPREAVAPAGIRDRGAGRPTKRDRRDLERLRGLASGSSGFSEPSGSPGFSGSSRSSGRQGGPGGS
- a CDS encoding tetratricopeptide repeat protein, which translates into the protein MPETSGSTGRTPETHVIDFRAAERLLAARDPRGAVKLLDSVIAAHPENTAARLLRARAFFAAAQLRPAELEFTIVLEREPDNAFAHFALARTYERQRRPEQARRHFRLAAALDPKPQYLEAARFDT
- the coaE gene encoding dephospho-CoA kinase, producing MLKVGLTGGIGAGKSEVSRLLVEHGAVLIDADRIAREVVAPGTPGLAAVVDAFGKDVLAPDGSLDRPRLGSIVFADPEKLAVLNSIVHPLVGARSRELEDAASEEAVVVHDVPLLAENGLGPLYDLVIVVDASPETQLDRLVRLRGMTEEDARARMAAQAPREKRLEIADIVIDNEVPREDLERRVRDVWADLVRRAHQPQE
- a CDS encoding flavin monoamine oxidase family protein codes for the protein MFATMGALGLAPTAQAAGREQPFRALKSSDFTLTGRGAAKVVIVGGGIAGLASAYELGKAGYDCTVLEARDRTGGRNFTVRGGDSTTDLYGNTQTARFSEGHYMNAGPARLPQWMVTLDYCRELGVPIEVFTNTNADAYIYNESTGMTKPMRYRTAKADVYGYVSELLAKATDKGALDKELTATDQEKLVEFLKDFGELGDKLTYEGGERRGYTTVPAAAGTPGVLLGDIPTASDVFATGVGRYFSFEFGFDQAMLMFQPVGGMDQIPKALTKAIGAHRIRTGAAVSKITDKGSGVTVTYTQGGRTKSIDADYCIGALPPNILAKIPHNLGSGVQSALEAITPSSAAKIGLEYRSRWWELDHNIYGGITETDQDVTHIWHPSYGFHGERGVLIGYYNYGDDADSYAKLTPEEREKRAVAAGVKIYGEKYRTELASSFSHHWRQTPHLEAAWHDTPGGPDDVRYKPLNEPTGRVYFAGDWLSYTDAWQHGAFTSARKAVTALHARVLSS
- the pip gene encoding prolyl aminopeptidase; this encodes MGIYPEIEPYDHGMLDVGDGNRVYWEVCGNPRGKPAVMLHGGPGSGCGAWYRRYCDPGAYRIVLLDQRGAGRSTPGASAYETDMSVNTTAHVIRDLELLRGHLGIDRWLVWGVSWGSVLGLRYAQTHPDAVSELVLTGVATGSNAEVALLTRGLGQVFPEAFERFLAELPEDERDGNLAAAYSRLIESPDPEVRARAARAWTDWETAIIPAPPRSVERYEDPAFRMGFARTVTHYWGNDHFLGEGNDEGVVLRDAPLLKGIPGTLVQGSLDFGNLLGIVWRLHHAWSGSELVVVDDVGHNAGAPGMVDVLVAATDRYANR